From a single Brassica napus cultivar Da-Ae chromosome C9, Da-Ae, whole genome shotgun sequence genomic region:
- the LOC106393483 gene encoding uncharacterized protein LOC106393483 — translation MSAAMDRALMALSLEEEDEPFEMPDLPGFCSNEKNKLSLVGRILNPECQKMSTLIWRMPGKWQKEGRCRGVALSKERFQFFFDHEYDLLDVLAKGVHTFNEWALAIERWVEEPPDDYLQFILLWVRISNIPMNYYTKEAIMALGELLGEVKEFIFDPTKPQTQPYERVQVKFNVANPLKMSRVVNIKGAKPVKIHFDYERIQKRCFTCHRLNHEQKVCPLVVKRRKDETLVRSQRISKEMEVKQVVLKENDPLFGVLTEDQVGISSITGKPKIIKEVLDEMRQYMMLATEEDRYVRQERVRGSVAAVEQDPMLKRTMLRLETPPIISQDFDRGKGIVFSYEELKKPLEGRNQQEKFMASAIRADTAGRWNAEKITMGGSDDTKFDAIYMGSPPSSTVFSTGFSEPCASSGTKKKTYQRRRPPKSRRNPRLLLNAEKEEGVLWDKAADKRVEGSKKRKVETEVGDLLVSEKSKTLKGLGRTQDLTIQRLREIRRTHFPEIMFLMETKNCRNILVDLQQWLGYDRVFTIDPRGLSGGLALFWKSDIKLDIKYANKNLIDMQVQYGEVSFFLSCLYGEPSSEGKEIVWERISRIGVTRRDKWCLIGDFNDILNNDEKTGGPMRSEASFKPFGDMLAACGMEELESSGIRFTWAGQRWHKWIQCCLDRAFGNKAWLRFFPGSNQRFLDKRGSDHRPVLLKLQAYQERRVGQFRFDKKFLFQPGVKHKIIEAWRGAAEGSENRNVAKRLRDCRGALSEWKKQRVFNAKDKIHILERRLEWFQSRNYPCWHAIRVIKKELCRAYKEEELYWQQRSMEKWLKYGDRNSNFFHESVKANRAKKRLVRIKNGNGVEQWSEAAKAQVAVDYFNELFRSSNPPSYQPLLQDMRPRVSDEMNRQMTVEVSDEEIKCAVFSIKGASAPGPDGMSGFFFQQYWDEIGPRVSAEVKKFFVTGRMPADWNFTYICLIPKVQEPETMADMRPISLCSVLYKIIAKVLVYRLQPILPELISVNQSAFVAERLITDNIAIAHEAVHAIRTNPSIMTETMVVKTDMSKAYDKVEWSYLRSLMEAIGFDARWVKLIMACVTSVSFAVLVNDQPFGMVKPQCGLRQGDPLSPFLFVLCTEGLTHLLNRAERLSLLNGLKFVEEGPSVHHLLFADDSLFMCKASENQARTLNQVLEVYGCATGQTINLQKSAVSFGSKVDPAVKLAIQRVLGISNEGGSGKYLGLPECFSGSKVDLLGYLKGKVNGRLNAWYLRNLSQAGKEILLKTSASALPVFAMSVFKLPKTICANMSSAMANFWWGSDAHIRKIHWIAWEKLCLPKESGGMGFRDLEAFNQALLAKQAWKVLTFPHCLLARFLKSRYFPSSNFLDAKLGDKPSFAWRSLLSGRELILKGLQKRVGDGNSIHVWTDKWVEDEADGYGMRAPWIKNCTFNVNLRVRELIDFQNRRWNIQALEEVFVPSDIQILLNNQPVTSKEDFWVWKFNKSGAYSVKSGYWLAAQEKSKEIRQVAEAQPSLNSLKSQIWKVQTPPKIRTFVWKAVSQALPVADLLRERGMKCDDRCQLCGFEGESVNHILFSCHLPRKCWAVSNIPSPRGGFSDHSIYENIAYLLKVSKDVRFDIEINRSWPWVLWYLWKNRNAFIFEGKLFEADEIRKKAKEEADVWFVAQQVQSGMDQVEAGVIEKGVLGNAPKIAKGWVLCEFDMDWSKGLGFMGAAWIVKDEKRRVLLHSRRAFSDVKSINEAKLQIWLWVLESMKSLKKNKVIFLSTFGDIVEAIEKPALWPNLQFEATEIKRELRSLEAWELRFGLLASVRCASFIAQSVRQLGLMQSYVAVGHPRWLDHMYVNESGAYDS, via the exons ATGTCGGCGGCAATGGACAGAGCCTTGATGGCTCTTTCActggaggaagaagatgaaccgTTCGAAATGCCGGATCTACCGGGGTTCTGTTCGAATGAGAAGAATAAGCTGAGTCTGGTGGGTAGAATCCTAAACCCAGAATGCCAGAAAATGTCAACTTTAATTTGGAGGATGCCTGGAAAATGGCAGAAGGAGGGTAGATGTCGAGGAGTGGCTCTGTCCAAGGAGCGTTTTCAATTCTTCTTCGACCATGAGTACGATTTACTTGATGTATTGGCGAAAGGAGTACATACCTTCAATGAATGGGCTTTGGCGATTGAGAGGTGGGTTGAAGAACCACCAGACGATTATCTGCAGTTTATTCTGCTGTGGGTGCGGATTAGCAACATTCCTATGAATTACTACACAAAGGAAGCTATCATGGCGCTGGGAGAGCTGCTGGGAGAAGTTAAGGAATTTATCTTTGACCCCACAAAACCGCAAACTCAACCCTATGAAAGAGTCCAAGTGAAGTTCAATGTGGCGAACCCTTTGAAGATGTCAAGGGTTGTCAACATTAAAGGAGCAAAGCCGGTGAAGATCCATTTTGACTATGAAAGGATCCAAAAGCGATGCTTTACTTGTCATAGGCTGAACCATGAGCAAAAGGTGTGTCCTCTGGTagtgaaaagaagaaaagatgaaACTCTTGTAAGAAGCCAAAGGATCTCAAAGGAGATGGAAGTAAAACAagttgttttaaaagaaaatgatcCTCTTTTTGGAGTTCTTACTGAAGATCAGGTGGGGATAAGTTCAATTACTGGAAAGCCGAAAATAATAAAAGAGGTGCTGGATGAAATGAGACAGTATATGATGTTGGCCACCGAAGAGGACAGATACGTGAGGCAAGAAAGAGTGAGAGGCTCGGTAGCTGCGGTGGAACAAGATCCTATGCTGAAGCGTACAATGTTGAGACTTGAGACACCTCCCATTATTTCTCAAGACTTTGACAGAGGGAAAGGGATAGTTTTCAGCTATGAGGAATTAAAGAAGCCTTTGGAAGGCAGAAACCAACAGGAGAAATTTATGGCTTCTGCAATCAGAGCTGATACAGCAGGACGATGGAACGCTGAAAAGATCACAATGGGTGGAAGTGATGACACTAAGTTTGATGCCATTTATATGGGTTCTCCTCCTAGTTCGACGGTGTTTAGTACTGGTTTTTCGGAACCGTGTGCTTCATCCGGGACTAAGAAGAAAACATATCAGCGTAGACGTCCTCCCAAGTCAAGAAGAAATCCTAGGCTGCTTTTGAACGCGGAAAAGGAAGAGGGAGTCCTATGGGATAAAGCAGCTGATAAGAGAGTGGAAGGGAGTAAGAAGAGAAAGGTAGAAACTGAAGTTGGGGATCTTCTAGTTTCGGAGAAGTCTAAAACCCTAAAG GGCTTGGGACGTACTCAAGACCTGACAATTCAGAGACTCCGGGAAATACGTCGAACTCATTTCCCGGAGATCATGTTCTTAATGGAGACTAAGAATTGTAGAAACATTTTGGTGGATTTGCAGCAGTGGCTCGGGTATGATAGGGTATTCACAATTGATCCGAGAGGCTTGAGTGGGGGCTTGGCATTATTTTGGAAAAGCGACATCAAGCTGGatattaaatatgcaaataagaATCTGATCGATATGCAGGTTCAATATGGAGAGGTTAGTTTTTTCCTCTCATGTTTATATGGTGAACCGTCTTCAGAGGGGAAGGAGATTGTTTGGGAAAGAATCAGCAGGATAGGGGTCACCAGAAGAGATAAGTGGTGCTTAATTGGAGACTTCAATGACATCCTCAACAATGATGAAAAAACGGGAGGCCCCATGAGATCTGAAGCTTCATTCAAACCTTTTGGGGATATGCTTGCGGCTTGTGGAATGGAAGAACTAGAGTCATCTGGCATCAGATTTACATGGGCGGGGCAAAGATGGCATAAGTGGATCCAATGTTGTCTAGACAGGGCTTTTGGGAATAAAGCTTGGCTGAGATTTTTTCCTGGGTCGAATCAGAGGTTCCTGGACAAACGAGGCTCTGATCACAGACCTGTGCTACTGAAACTTCAAGCTTATCAAGAAAGAAGAGTGGGTCAGTTCAGATTTGACAAAAAATTCTTGTTTCAACCGGGAGTGAAACATAAGATCATAGAGGCGTGGAGAGGTGCAGCGGAAGGGTCCGAAAATAGAAATGTGGCGAAAAGACTTCGAGACTGTCGTGGTGCTTTGAGTGAATGGAAGAAACAGAGGGTCTTCAATGCCAAAgataaaattcatattttggAGAGGAGGCTAGAATGGTTTCAATCAAGAAACTACCCGTGTTGGCATGCGATCAGGGTGATAAAGAAAGAGCTATGTAGAGCGTATAAAGAAGAGGAACTCTACTGGCAGCAGAGAAGCATGGAAAAATGGCTTAAATATGGTGACCGAAACTCCAACTTCTTTCATGAATCGGTTAAGGCAAACAGAGCGAAGAAAAGACTGGTTAGAATCAAGAATGGGAATGGAGTAGAGCAATGGTCAGAAGCAGCAAAAGCTCAAGTGGCGGTCGACTACTttaatgagcttttcagatctTCTAATCCCCCAAGCTACCAGCCTTTGCTACAGGATATGAGACCAAGAGTTTCAGATGAAATGAACCGGCAAATGACCGTCGAAGTTTCTGATGAGGAAATCAAATGTGCTGTCTTCAGTATAAAAGGCGCAAGTGCTCCAGGGCCGGATGGAATGTCGGGTTTCTTCTTCCAACAATATTGGGATGAGATAGGGCCAAGAGTATCAGCTGAAGTAAAGAAGTTCTTTGTAACAGGGAGAATGCCGGCGGATTGGAACTTCACATATATCTGTCTCATACCTAAAGTCCAGGAGCCCGAGACTATGGCTGATATGCGACCGATAAGTTTATGCTCCGTCCTGTATAAAATCATCGCAAAGGTATTGGTATATCGCCTACAGCCCATCCTCCCTGAGCTGATATCCGTCAATCAATCTGCCTTCGTGGCGGAGAGGCTGATTACAGATAACATTGCAATTGCCCATGAAGCGGTTCATGCTATACGGACTAATCCGAGCATCATGACTGAGACAATGGTGGTGAAAACGGACATGTCAAAGGCATACGACAAGGTGGAATGGAGCTATCTTAGGAGCTTGATGGAGGCTATTGGTTTCGACGCCAGATGGGTTAAGCTGATTATGGCATGCGTCACTTCTGTTTCCTTTGCAGTACTGGTGAATGATCAACCTTTTGGGATGGTCAAACCGCAATGTGGTCTACGACAAGGTGATCCCCTCTCGCCGTTTCTATTTGTGTTGTGTACGGAAGGGCTTACACACCTATTGAATAGAGCAGAAAGATTAAGCTTGCTAAACGGCTTGAAGTTTGTTGAGGAGGGGCCCTCAGTTCACCATTTGCTATTTGCCGACGACAGTTTGTTTATGTGCAAAGCGTCTGAAAATCAAGCTAGGACTCTGAACCAAGTGCTCGAGGTGTATGGCTGTGCAACAGGACAGACGATCAACTTGCAGAAATCAGCCGTATCCTTTGGATCTAAGGTTGATCCCGCTGTTAAACTTGCGATTCAGAGGGTGCTGGGTATCTCGAATGAAGGAGGTTCAGGCAAATATTTGGGGCTGCCGGAATGCTTTAGCGGCTCTAAGGTAGACCTGCTAGGCTATTTAAAAGGAAAGGTGAATGGTAGACTGAATGCTTGGTACCTAAGGAACCTATCACAGGCCGGCaaagaaatattattaaagACGTCAGCATCGGCCCTGCCTGTTTTTGCGATGTCAGTCTTTAAACTCCCGAAAACAATCTGTGCCAATATGTCCAGTGCCATGGCAAACTTCTGGTGGGGATCTGATGCGCATATTAGGAAAATCCATTGGATAGCTTGGGAGAAGCTTTGCTTGCCAAAGGAGAGTGGTGGAATGGGATTTAGAGACTTGGAAGCCTTTAATCAGGCGTTGCTGGCTAAACAGGCCTGGAAAGTTCTTACTTTCCCCCACTGCTTGTTGGCCCGATTCCTCAAGAGCAGATACTTTCCAAGTTCTAACTTTTTGGACGCCAAACTGGGTGACAAGCCATCCTTTGCTTGGAGAAGTTTGTTATCTGGGAGGGAACTGATACTTAAAGGTCTGCAGAAACGAGTTGGCGATGGAAACTCTATACACGTTTGGACGGACAAATGGGTAGAAGATGAAGCGGATGGGTACGGCATGAGAGCTCCCTGGATAAAAAACTGTACATTCAATGTGAATTTGAGGGTAAGGGAGCTGATAGATTTCCAAAATAGAAGATGGAATATTCAGGCATTGGAAGAGGTTTTTGTGCCTTCAGACATCCAAATTCTTTTGAATAACCAACCGGTGACGTCTAAAGAAGATTTCTGGGTGTGGAAGTTTAACAAATCAGGTGCTTACTCGGTTAAATCGGGTTATTGGCTAGCGGCCCAGGAAAAGAGCAAAGAGATACGTCAAGTTGCCGAAGCTCAACCATCCCTCAATAGCCTGAAATCTCAAATCTGGAAAGTGCAGACGCCCCCTAAGATAAGAACTTTTGTTTGGAAAGCTGTGTCTCAAGCCCTGCCGGTAGCTGATCTATTAAGGGAAAGGGGAATGAAGTGCGATGATCGATGTCAGCTGTGTGGCTTTGAAGGGGAATCGGTGAACCATATACTCTTTTCCTGCCACCTACCTAGGAAGTGTTGGGCGGTATCCAATATCCCCTCTCCTCGGGGTGGTTTCAGCGACCATTCGATCTATGAAAACATCGCATACCTCCTGAAGGTGAGTAAGGATGTAAGGTTCGATATTGAAATCAACAGAAGCTGGCCGTGGGTCCTGTGGTACTTATGGAAGAACAGAAACGCCTTTATCTTTGAAGGAAAATTGTTTGAAGCAGATGAAATCAGAAAGAAAGCCAAAGAGGAAGCTGATGTATGGTTTGTAGCTCAACAAGTTCAGAGTGGAATGGACCAAGTGGAGGCGGGTGTGATAGAGAAGGGAGTACTAGGTAATGCTCCGAAAATTGCCAAAGGATGGGTCCTTTGTGAGTTTGACATGGACTGGTCGAAAGGTCTTGGGTTCATGGGGGCGGCGTGGATAGTGAAAGatgagaagagaagagttcTACTACATAGTAGGAGGGCTTTCTCAGATGTGAAGTCGATCAATGAGGCTAAGCTACAGATCTGGTTGTGGGTTTTAGAAAGTATGAAGAGTTTGAAGAAGAATAAGGTGATCTTTCTTTCAACCTTTGGGGATATAGTTGAGGCAATAGAGAAACCCGCCTTGTGGCCTAACTTACAGTTTGAAGCtacagagattaagagagagcTACGGTCTCTCGAGGCATGGGAGTTAAGGTTTGGACTTTTGGCTTCAGTTAGATGTGCCTCTTTCATCGCTCAGAGTGTCAGGCAGCTTGGTCTGATGCAGTCTTATGTAGCGGTTGGCCATCCACGTTGGTTGGATCATATGTACGTGAATGAAAGTGGAGCATATGATAGTTAA